A portion of the Desmodus rotundus isolate HL8 chromosome 8, HLdesRot8A.1, whole genome shotgun sequence genome contains these proteins:
- the POLR2K gene encoding DNA-directed RNA polymerases I, II, and III subunit RPABC4 → MDTQKDVQPPKQQPMIYICGECHTENEIKSRDPIRCRECGYRIMYKKRTKRLVVFDAR, encoded by the exons ATGGACACCCAGAAGGACGTCCAACCTCCAAAGCAGCAGCCAATGATATATATCTGTGGAG aatgtcacacagaaaatgaaataaaatccagGGATCCAATCAGATGCAGAGAATGTGGATACAGAATAATGTACAAGAAAAGGACTAAAAGAT TGGTGGTTTTTGATGCTCGATGA